Proteins from a single region of Carassius carassius chromosome 25, fCarCar2.1, whole genome shotgun sequence:
- the LOC132104504 gene encoding transmembrane protein 200A-like, with the protein MRSQKSRGQTSATPSRQRLPRFSLHSRRKKEGVIQGKLRIRSMPGAFLLLGMVVVVVGTALAVAGYWPYRTHRSSVDTAEEGYSGSASGWGLGSKGLFSAASLVHSERMKLLGPVIMGVGLFILICANTVLYENRDRETQMLLAQMRSVICSVSAAVPSADLLQVNALARHYQWVSSLPAAHLNILCLQEMSSSEPLLQVKSMDEEDSIQQQDTVHTEVLHHQDSSSTSSIHSSNSCNDSKEFFCTEERVTNSALDLREESHFGLSNCMTASSMSTLGGEELEIFSIPPRRSYSMSHRTKPHILPRDLVYSEDKPVSSMGHYRLLPRQSSSEVCVNMVGVGVTSLDLIPVEEQKHSSWPRLDLGSAKKYLKLENKEDSVDKLLDQLEQQCLQLNKSYGSGPFQ; encoded by the coding sequence ATGAGGAGTCAGAAGTCCCGTGGCCAGACGTCAGCCACACCTTCCCGCCAACGCTTGCCACGCTTCAGTCTTCACTCCAGgagaaagaaagaaggtgtaatcCAGGGAAAGCTGCGTATCCGTTCCATGCCGGGTGCCTTTCTGTTGCTTGGGAtggtggttgttgttgttggcaCTGCGCTTGCCGTGGCAGGCTACTGGCCGTACAGGACCCATCGATCATCAGTGGACACGGCAGAGGAAGGATACTCTGGAAGTGCATCAGGATGGGGATTAGGGTCCAAAGGACTGTTTTCAGCAGCAAGTCTGGTTCATAGTGAAAGGATGAAACTACTTGGACCTGTCATTATGGGAGTGGGACTCTTCATACTTATTTGTGCCAATACGGTACTCTATGAGAATCGGGATAGAGAAACTCAAATGCTTCTGGCTCAGATGCGGAGTGTCATTTGCTCTGTTTCTGCAGCCGTGCCTTCGGCAGACCTCTTGCAGGTGAACGCTCTTGCCAGGCACTACCAATGGGTCAGCAGTTTACCTGCAGCCCACCTGAATATCCTCTGCCTCCAAGAAATGTCCAGTTCGGAGCCTCTACTACAAGTAAAGAGCATGGATGAGGAGGACAGCATTCAGCAGCAAGATACAGTACACACTGAGGTTCTTCATCATCAGGACTCTTCCTCCACATCCTCGATTCACTCCTCCAACTCTTGCAATGACAGCAAAGAGTTTTTTTGCACAGAGGAACGGGTGACAAACTCTGCACTGGATCTGCGGGAAGAAAGTCACTTTGGACTAAGCAACTGTATGACTGCATCCTCTATGTCCACTCTGGGTGGGGAGGAATTGGAGATCTTCTCCATCCCACCCAGACGCTCCTACAGCATGAGCCATAGGACTAAACCACATATACTGCCCAGGGATCTGGTGTATTCTGAGGACAAGCCTGTGTCTTCTATGGGTCACTATAGACTCCTTCCAAGGCAGtccagctcagaggtgtgtgtgaacATGGTTGGAGTTGGCGTTACAAGCCTTGACCTTATACCTGTGGAAGAGCAGAAACACAGCAGCTGGCCTCGGCTAGATCTCGGAAGCGCCAAGAAGTATCTCAAGCTGGAGAACAAAGAGGACTCCGTGGACAAGTTACTGGACCAGCTTGAGCAGCAATGCTTGCAGTTGAACAAAAGCTATGGCTCAGGTCCCTTCCAATGA